Proteins encoded together in one Marispirochaeta sp. window:
- a CDS encoding DUF6062 family protein gives MKYKLETIPVWDAFDADSECPFCLLEQKAEKGYLKYYLGSSVMAPETRVTVNARGFCREHFLQLRGVGGERHALSLLTHTRFEETALRTEKALEKLKGYNKKRINAVLDELKVQDSGCVICDRLEETLKRYYFTVVYLWQTDDQGFRKRYLESRGVCLRHVRGLLAMAAETLRPGFGKDQWKEWIEATLTIQRNSSRRLRTELFDYSRSFDPQYERNDLHYGDDTLDRGIQKLKGRFITP, from the coding sequence ATGAAATATAAACTGGAAACCATCCCGGTTTGGGATGCCTTTGATGCTGACAGCGAATGTCCCTTCTGCCTTCTTGAACAGAAAGCGGAGAAGGGATATCTGAAGTATTATCTCGGTAGTTCGGTCATGGCACCGGAAACGCGGGTCACGGTAAACGCCCGGGGATTTTGCCGTGAACACTTTCTGCAGCTCAGAGGGGTTGGCGGTGAACGCCATGCATTAAGCCTTCTGACCCACACCCGTTTTGAGGAGACCGCGTTACGGACAGAAAAAGCTCTGGAGAAGCTGAAGGGATACAACAAAAAGCGGATAAACGCTGTGCTTGATGAGCTGAAGGTCCAGGATTCCGGCTGTGTAATCTGTGACCGCCTGGAGGAGACATTAAAACGTTACTATTTTACCGTGGTCTACTTGTGGCAAACCGACGACCAGGGTTTCCGGAAGCGCTATCTGGAATCCAGGGGAGTGTGCCTCAGACACGTGCGGGGACTTCTTGCCATGGCAGCAGAAACCCTGCGTCCCGGCTTTGGCAAAGACCAATGGAAGGAGTGGATCGAGGCAACCCTGACAATTCAGCGCAACAGCTCACGCAGGCTGAGGACGGAACTCTTCGATTATTCCCGCAGCTTTGATCCTCAGTACGAGCGGAATGACCTGCACTATGGCGATGACACGCTTGACCGGGGAATACAAAAACTAAAAGGACGCTTTATTACGCCCTGA
- a CDS encoding ATP-binding protein has translation MFSEPKNKGKLYFRLATIFFLVMIFSSGILFGGTFITLYRSLRSEDAGYMQRRLLSYWAHYQTAGLDGLMDGLEAESLILDERPYFVRVATAENSTVFLSYPEHWEPFMIHEVLEKQELSDFDELLRIRSDSMDFELEVNTILLDQEYLVQVGMSTERRQTFLGLYRRNFILFLSLVLIFGLAAGLFLASRAIAPVKRLSTALGSIIRTGDLSARLPQRKGRGRPDEMDELVSLFNRLLERIEGLIGRMRETLDTVAHDLRTPLTRLRSGAELALQSGNLSQKNEALSDALEESERILTLLSAVMDISEAESGILKLNRQNINPRETLEKLTEIYQFIASELDISINLKGKFPSMLSVDPARFNQAAGNLLDNAVKYSPSGGRITVLGSVHQDQEKPVFRVTVENQGPPIPKEELGRIWERLYRAQGNTVPGMGLGLSLVKAVVEAHGGLITAENIGGRGNEGGVRFTMEFLL, from the coding sequence ATGTTCTCAGAACCGAAGAATAAGGGGAAGCTCTATTTTCGCCTGGCAACCATCTTTTTTCTTGTCATGATCTTTTCTTCGGGAATCCTCTTCGGGGGGACCTTTATTACCCTCTACCGTTCTCTCCGCAGCGAGGACGCAGGGTATATGCAGCGACGGCTCCTCTCGTATTGGGCCCACTATCAGACAGCCGGACTGGACGGACTTATGGATGGACTGGAGGCGGAGAGCCTGATACTCGACGAACGTCCCTACTTTGTCAGGGTGGCGACAGCGGAGAACTCCACCGTATTTCTGAGTTATCCCGAGCACTGGGAACCCTTCATGATTCATGAAGTTCTGGAAAAACAGGAGCTGTCAGATTTTGATGAACTTCTGCGTATCCGCAGCGACAGCATGGATTTCGAGCTGGAGGTCAACACAATCCTTCTTGACCAGGAGTATCTGGTTCAGGTCGGCATGAGTACCGAACGCCGTCAAACCTTTCTGGGTCTGTACCGGAGAAATTTTATACTCTTTTTGTCCCTGGTGCTGATATTCGGGCTTGCGGCAGGTCTGTTTCTCGCCTCCAGGGCTATTGCGCCGGTTAAGCGTCTTTCAACGGCCCTGGGTTCAATTATCCGTACCGGAGATTTAAGTGCCAGGCTTCCACAGCGGAAAGGACGTGGGCGTCCGGACGAGATGGACGAGCTGGTGAGCCTCTTTAACCGACTGCTTGAACGCATTGAAGGCCTTATTGGCCGGATGAGAGAGACCCTGGACACCGTAGCCCATGATCTACGGACCCCCCTGACCCGTCTCAGAAGCGGCGCGGAACTGGCACTGCAAAGCGGCAACCTGTCCCAGAAAAATGAAGCCCTGTCGGACGCGCTGGAAGAGTCGGAGCGTATTTTAACCCTGCTTTCCGCGGTTATGGACATATCGGAAGCGGAGTCGGGAATTCTTAAATTGAACCGTCAGAATATCAATCCCCGGGAGACCCTTGAAAAGCTCACTGAAATCTACCAGTTTATTGCTTCGGAACTGGATATCTCCATAAACCTTAAGGGAAAGTTCCCCAGCATGCTGTCGGTGGATCCTGCGCGCTTTAATCAGGCCGCGGGTAATCTGCTGGATAATGCTGTTAAATACTCTCCTTCTGGGGGTCGGATCACCGTCCTTGGAAGTGTGCATCAAGACCAGGAAAAACCGGTATTTCGCGTCACTGTGGAAAATCAGGGACCTCCGATACCGAAGGAGGAGCTTGGCCGCATCTGGGAACGTCTGTACAGAGCCCAGGGGAACACGGTTCCCGGAATGGGCCTGGGTTTGAGCCTGGTAAAAGCCGTCGTCGAAGCCCACGGAGGACTGATTACAGCAGAAAATATTGGAGGCAGAGGTAACGAGGGGGGCGTTCGGTTTACCATGGAATTTCTTTTATAA
- a CDS encoding response regulator transcription factor gives MNICVVEDDTGIAEFLKKGLREAGFAVDHVTSAEEGYDLLLHRRYDAAVIDIMLPGMDGLTLIERLRSKGNQTPILILSAKRDVDDRVSGFRSGGDDYLVKPFSFAELMARIQALIRRSTRSSSPTRFQAGDLTLDLVSHQVIRGESKIELQPREFALLEYLIRNKGQVLSKTMIMEHVWDYSFDPQTNVVDVLVSRLRSKIDKGFDRKLIHTVRGVGYVLRTEE, from the coding sequence ATGAACATCTGCGTAGTGGAAGACGATACGGGAATCGCGGAATTCCTGAAAAAAGGCTTACGGGAGGCCGGATTCGCAGTTGATCATGTTACCAGCGCCGAGGAAGGCTATGATCTGCTGCTGCACCGGCGCTACGATGCTGCAGTTATCGACATAATGCTTCCGGGAATGGACGGACTTACCCTTATAGAAAGACTCCGCAGTAAAGGCAACCAGACGCCTATTCTGATTTTAAGCGCCAAGCGGGACGTGGACGACCGGGTATCCGGTTTCAGGTCCGGCGGAGACGATTACCTTGTAAAACCCTTCTCCTTTGCCGAGCTCATGGCCCGCATACAGGCGCTGATCCGCCGATCAACCCGGAGCTCCTCACCTACACGCTTCCAGGCAGGGGATTTAACCCTGGATCTTGTGAGCCACCAGGTTATCCGTGGGGAAAGCAAAATTGAACTGCAGCCCAGGGAGTTCGCCCTTTTGGAGTATCTTATCCGCAACAAGGGGCAGGTTCTTTCTAAAACCATGATTATGGAGCATGTGTGGGATTACTCCTTTGATCCCCAAACCAACGTGGTGGACGTACTGGTCTCCAGATTACGAAGCAAAATAGATAAGGGCTTTGACCGCAAGCTTATCCACACCGTACGGGGAGTCGGTTATGTTCTCAGAACCGAAGAATAA
- a CDS encoding pyrimidine-nucleoside phosphorylase produces MLTAEIIRKKRDRGVLTAEEIRFLVKGYVDGTVPDYQMAALLMAVWFNGMNEEETYELTMAMMHSGDSIDLSSIPGVKVDKHSTGGVADTTTLVALPLVAACGGRIAKMSGRGLGHTGGTLDKLESIPGFSVSQRMQRFVDIVREHGLSVIGQTGDLVPADKMLYALRDVTATIDNISLIASSIMSKKLAAGSDAIVLDVKTGSGAFMKSEEDAVALARIMVGIGKRAGKTVSAVVSDMSQPLGEAVGNALEVREAVEILQGHHGDGDLARVSLILAARMLKASGVCSLDEAEKKLTGAVNSGAGLDALKGMITAQGGDPKICDDTSLLPRAKSRLSVEAAASGYIASMETDRIGIAALLLGAGRRTKKDEIDPAVGLWMKKRLGDQVEEGEPIADFYVNDEANLEEAVAEFQKAVKIEQKKPVPPKLVRTIIEE; encoded by the coding sequence ATGCTAACAGCGGAAATAATCAGAAAAAAGCGGGATCGAGGTGTTTTAACTGCCGAGGAGATCCGCTTCCTGGTAAAGGGATACGTTGACGGAACGGTCCCGGACTACCAAATGGCCGCTCTCCTGATGGCTGTCTGGTTTAACGGTATGAACGAGGAAGAGACTTACGAGTTGACCATGGCCATGATGCATTCCGGGGACAGTATCGATTTGTCTTCGATTCCCGGGGTAAAGGTAGACAAGCACTCCACCGGCGGGGTGGCGGATACCACTACCCTGGTGGCTCTGCCTCTGGTTGCGGCCTGCGGCGGGAGGATTGCCAAAATGTCTGGCCGGGGCCTGGGGCATACCGGGGGTACATTGGATAAACTTGAGTCGATTCCCGGTTTTTCAGTCAGCCAGCGGATGCAGCGGTTTGTCGATATAGTCCGTGAGCATGGTCTCTCGGTTATCGGCCAGACAGGGGACCTGGTACCGGCGGATAAAATGCTCTACGCTTTGCGGGACGTAACCGCAACCATCGACAATATCAGCCTGATCGCCTCCAGCATTATGAGCAAGAAACTCGCCGCCGGAAGCGACGCCATTGTCCTGGATGTAAAGACAGGCAGCGGCGCCTTTATGAAGAGTGAAGAGGATGCCGTCGCCCTGGCAAGGATAATGGTCGGTATCGGAAAACGGGCCGGAAAGACGGTCTCTGCGGTGGTGAGCGACATGAGTCAGCCCCTGGGAGAGGCCGTGGGCAATGCCCTTGAGGTCCGGGAGGCGGTAGAGATTCTCCAGGGCCATCACGGCGACGGGGATCTGGCCCGGGTTTCCCTGATCCTGGCTGCCAGAATGCTCAAGGCCTCCGGTGTCTGCTCCCTCGATGAGGCGGAAAAAAAGCTTACCGGGGCCGTTAACAGCGGCGCGGGACTTGATGCTCTTAAAGGGATGATCACCGCTCAGGGGGGAGACCCGAAGATCTGCGACGACACCTCCCTGCTGCCCAGGGCAAAGAGCCGCTTATCCGTGGAAGCAGCGGCCTCGGGGTATATTGCATCCATGGAAACCGATCGTATCGGTATTGCCGCGCTGCTTTTAGGGGCAGGAAGACGAACAAAGAAGGATGAAATCGATCCTGCGGTAGGCCTCTGGATGAAGAAACGGCTGGGAGATCAGGTGGAAGAAGGGGAACCAATCGCCGATTTCTACGTCAACGACGAGGCTAATCTGGAAGAGGCGGTTGCCGAATTCCAGAAAGCCGTTAAAATTGAACAGAAAAAACCTGTTCCGCCCAAACTGGTGCGAACTATAATTGAAGAGTAA
- a CDS encoding gliding motility-associated C-terminal domain-containing protein produces MIRKLLISITIFTILLTAIFAGGNKEVPEVPAVTSGTQYISPNGDGIQDSATLRFTAKVYVKSKQGYIPEYGIQIFDEADNLVHEVVEKEPSDVNWFFALFRGYDLFELEKEITWNGLDRSGNIVPDGAYDVRLYVLDSSDNRTETEVDTFIVDVTPPEATITPPSDNIFSPNGDGVADVYIIQQEGTEEVEWKGLFSNGAGEDVRAFTWTESAPGDVLWDGTDDQGAKVDDGTYTYTLNSTDRAGNSSEDYVVKDIVLNAATPAIDMSLDHTFFSPNGDGRQDTVTVSTRVQNSEEVVSWTGRILSDSREALVKIGGEGSVPETYVVTGYDDQGRRAPEGFYTISYTVIYENGFSTSAEQRIRLDVTPPSVEIHYDDVFSPNGDGLNDFNDVAIRASEPVSWQGQLLGTRGNVIFEGSGPRIVEQLRWDGRSSSGEILPDGSYFVKGVFTDRAGNQYVQKPLEIRIDNRDVDIAMTTGKVLSPNNDGVEDVLPVVLEPTIDAEIATWRLSFETEAGDAVKSYSGDDELPDTLFWDGSQESGRRAAEGRYTASLRVVYEKGDIVEKRSSSFFLDVTPPRLRLSVSSEPFARTNGALEGEVRVGIEVEDESEIAEWSIDILNSSGEIIRSYAGTGNPAEQITWNGTAGDGTVANPEDSYQVQVSIIDVGGNSSVYTEGLPFDVAIMVKNGKYYILTPNIIFGAYKHALDSAGEAMYKRNQESLDRAAAILQRYPVYDLILEGHALNIYLDGPREDGEEEILGPLTERRAKTVREALIQRGISENRISIEAFGGQQPIVSVSDKTIWWKNRRVEFRLEKE; encoded by the coding sequence ATGATACGCAAATTATTAATCTCTATTACAATTTTTACAATTCTCCTTACCGCTATCTTTGCCGGCGGAAACAAGGAGGTGCCGGAGGTCCCGGCTGTTACCTCGGGAACCCAGTATATTTCCCCCAACGGAGACGGAATTCAGGATTCGGCAACCCTGCGTTTTACCGCCAAGGTGTATGTAAAAAGCAAGCAGGGCTATATTCCGGAATACGGTATACAGATCTTCGATGAGGCGGATAATCTGGTCCACGAGGTTGTCGAGAAAGAGCCTTCGGATGTTAACTGGTTTTTCGCCCTTTTCCGGGGTTACGACCTCTTTGAGCTGGAAAAGGAGATTACCTGGAACGGACTGGACCGGTCGGGAAATATTGTTCCCGATGGGGCCTATGATGTCCGGCTGTACGTGCTGGATTCCTCAGATAACAGGACCGAAACCGAGGTTGATACCTTTATAGTCGATGTTACTCCGCCGGAGGCGACGATTACTCCTCCGTCGGATAATATCTTCAGCCCCAATGGGGACGGCGTCGCTGACGTTTACATAATCCAGCAGGAAGGGACCGAAGAGGTCGAGTGGAAAGGGCTCTTCAGCAATGGGGCCGGAGAAGATGTCCGCGCCTTTACCTGGACCGAATCTGCCCCCGGGGATGTTCTCTGGGACGGAACCGATGATCAGGGAGCAAAAGTCGACGATGGAACATACACATACACCCTGAACTCCACCGACCGGGCGGGAAACAGCTCGGAGGACTATGTAGTCAAAGATATTGTTCTCAACGCCGCGACCCCGGCTATTGATATGAGCCTTGACCATACCTTCTTCTCACCCAACGGGGATGGAAGGCAGGATACGGTCACTGTCAGTACCAGGGTCCAGAATTCAGAAGAGGTTGTCAGCTGGACCGGACGGATACTGAGTGACAGCCGGGAGGCCCTTGTAAAAATCGGAGGGGAAGGGTCCGTACCTGAGACATATGTGGTGACCGGTTATGACGATCAGGGCCGCAGGGCCCCGGAAGGATTTTATACAATTTCTTACACCGTAATCTATGAGAACGGTTTTTCTACTTCCGCGGAGCAGCGAATACGGCTTGATGTAACGCCTCCGTCAGTTGAGATTCACTATGACGATGTTTTTTCTCCCAACGGTGACGGTCTGAATGATTTCAACGATGTTGCAATTCGCGCTTCTGAACCGGTCAGCTGGCAGGGACAGCTTCTTGGTACCCGGGGCAATGTCATCTTTGAAGGATCCGGTCCCCGCATAGTTGAGCAGCTCCGCTGGGACGGCCGAAGTTCAAGCGGCGAAATTCTGCCTGACGGCAGCTACTTTGTAAAAGGTGTTTTTACCGACCGGGCCGGAAACCAGTATGTGCAAAAGCCGCTGGAAATCCGTATTGATAACCGGGACGTAGACATAGCCATGACGACCGGAAAGGTCCTGTCTCCCAATAACGACGGTGTTGAGGATGTGCTGCCGGTGGTTCTGGAACCCACGATTGACGCGGAGATCGCTACCTGGAGACTTTCGTTCGAGACTGAAGCAGGTGACGCGGTTAAATCTTATTCAGGAGACGATGAACTTCCTGATACCCTTTTCTGGGACGGAAGCCAGGAATCCGGCCGCCGCGCTGCAGAAGGCCGCTATACGGCATCCTTGAGGGTGGTTTACGAGAAGGGCGATATTGTGGAGAAGCGGTCTTCAAGCTTCTTCCTGGATGTTACTCCTCCCCGCCTCAGACTGTCAGTCAGTTCCGAACCCTTCGCCCGTACCAATGGAGCCCTCGAAGGCGAAGTACGGGTCGGTATAGAAGTGGAGGATGAGTCTGAGATAGCCGAATGGAGCATCGACATTCTCAACAGCAGCGGAGAGATAATCCGCAGCTATGCCGGAACAGGGAACCCTGCTGAGCAGATTACCTGGAACGGAACAGCCGGTGACGGCACTGTTGCCAATCCCGAAGACAGCTACCAGGTACAGGTCAGCATCATCGATGTCGGCGGTAACAGCTCGGTCTACACCGAAGGGCTGCCCTTTGATGTGGCAATCATGGTTAAAAACGGTAAATACTATATTCTGACCCCGAATATAATCTTTGGTGCCTATAAGCACGCTCTTGATTCCGCCGGAGAGGCAATGTACAAGCGTAACCAGGAGTCACTTGACCGCGCGGCAGCGATACTGCAACGCTACCCGGTCTACGATCTGATTCTCGAGGGACACGCCCTGAACATCTATCTCGATGGACCACGGGAAGACGGGGAAGAGGAGATCCTCGGGCCTCTGACCGAACGCAGGGCGAAAACCGTACGGGAGGCCCTGATTCAGCGGGGAATTTCTGAGAACCGTATCAGTATCGAGGCCTTTGGCGGTCAGCAGCCGATTGTTTCTGTCAGCGACAAGACCATCTGGTGGAAGAACCGGCGGGTTGAATTCCGGCTGGAGAAAGAATAG
- a CDS encoding phosphopentomutase — protein sequence MRALVLVIDSFGIGETPDAADFGDVGANTALHICEQVSPVRWNNLEALGLGNASELLGKPLPGCPAVGKPSASFGVMQALSPGKDTTTGHWELAGIHLDKAFRTFPAKYPSFPAELTEALEKRSGRRILGNRAASGTVIIQELGEEHIQSGALICYTSADSVFQIAAHEDVVPLQELYDICQAARELCDDYSVARVIARPFTGAPGDFTRTKNRRDFSLPLPEPTILDHLHTRGVRTVGVGKIGDIFNESGLEESYHDKGNTACLDRTLSLLGERRDGKAFIFVNLVDTDMIYGHRRDPQGYHDAVARIDSVLPEIIAELENDDLLIVTADHGCDPTFTGTDHTREYVPVLMYHKGNSGRSLGIREGLFDCARTLSEYFQVEPYQRGQSMLGGY from the coding sequence ATGCGGGCCCTGGTTCTGGTTATTGACAGCTTCGGGATCGGTGAAACCCCGGACGCTGCTGATTTCGGCGATGTCGGAGCAAACACGGCCCTGCACATCTGTGAGCAGGTTTCTCCAGTGCGCTGGAACAACCTTGAAGCTTTAGGTCTTGGGAATGCCTCGGAACTGCTGGGGAAGCCTCTGCCGGGCTGCCCGGCGGTTGGGAAACCCTCGGCATCTTTCGGGGTAATGCAGGCGCTCAGCCCCGGGAAGGATACCACCACCGGCCACTGGGAACTGGCAGGGATCCATCTCGACAAAGCATTCAGGACCTTTCCCGCGAAGTATCCCTCTTTTCCGGCGGAACTGACGGAGGCTCTGGAAAAACGGAGCGGCCGTCGTATTCTCGGCAACCGGGCGGCTTCGGGAACAGTGATTATCCAGGAACTCGGAGAGGAGCATATACAAAGCGGGGCCCTGATATGTTATACCTCCGCGGATTCGGTATTTCAGATCGCCGCTCATGAAGATGTGGTCCCCCTGCAGGAGCTCTACGATATATGCCAGGCTGCCCGGGAGCTGTGTGATGACTACTCCGTGGCCCGGGTAATAGCCCGTCCTTTTACCGGAGCTCCCGGCGACTTTACCCGCACCAAAAACCGGCGGGACTTTTCCCTGCCTCTGCCGGAGCCGACGATCCTGGACCATCTGCATACAAGGGGTGTGCGGACCGTGGGGGTCGGTAAAATCGGTGATATCTTCAATGAATCCGGCCTGGAGGAGAGTTATCACGACAAGGGGAATACTGCCTGTCTGGACCGGACCCTCAGCCTCTTAGGTGAGCGTCGTGACGGAAAGGCCTTCATCTTTGTGAATCTTGTGGACACAGACATGATCTACGGCCACCGGCGGGACCCTCAGGGCTACCATGATGCGGTGGCCCGGATAGATTCCGTCCTGCCGGAGATTATAGCGGAGCTGGAAAACGACGATCTGCTGATCGTAACTGCTGATCACGGCTGTGATCCGACCTTTACCGGAACCGACCACACCAGAGAGTATGTACCCGTATTGATGTATCATAAAGGGAATTCCGGAAGGTCTCTTGGAATCCGGGAGGGGCTGTTCGACTGTGCACGGACGCTGTCGGAGTATTTTCAAGTTGAACCGTATCAGCGTGGTCAGTCGATGCTTGGAGGTTACTAA
- the pyrC gene encoding dihydroorotase produces the protein MELIIRIPDDFHLHLRQNRTLELCAPLSAAGFARALIMPNTIPPITAPEDLRRYAEEIKNVAPNLSPLLTFKIVPGLDPEQVGRLKKAGAVAGKYYPAGATTNAEDGFSDIQAAFPLFHALQAEDMVLSIHGEDPEAPVFEREEAFLPQVQTIVDNFPSLRIVLEHLSCRASVEAVKSWPTRVGATITAHHLAYTVEDLLGGRLNASLFCKPVVKGRADQKALIEAAVSGGGRFFFGSDSAPHSRKAKNGGAAGAFTAPVALPLLAGVLSGAGRIDRLEDFCTRFGAEFYRLPLNKEKLSLRRESWTVPDVYEDIVPLCAGETLEWRVLRA, from the coding sequence ATGGAACTGATAATTCGTATTCCCGATGATTTCCATCTGCACCTGAGGCAGAACCGAACTCTTGAGCTCTGCGCTCCTTTAAGCGCTGCCGGCTTTGCCCGGGCCCTGATTATGCCGAATACGATCCCTCCCATTACCGCTCCTGAGGATTTGCGCCGCTATGCAGAAGAGATAAAAAATGTCGCACCGAATCTCAGCCCTCTTTTAACCTTCAAGATAGTCCCCGGACTCGATCCGGAACAGGTGGGTCGTCTGAAAAAAGCCGGAGCGGTGGCGGGAAAATACTATCCTGCCGGGGCCACTACCAACGCCGAGGACGGTTTCTCCGATATCCAGGCTGCCTTTCCCCTGTTTCATGCTCTGCAGGCAGAGGACATGGTACTCTCGATTCACGGCGAGGATCCGGAGGCACCGGTTTTTGAACGGGAAGAGGCTTTTCTGCCTCAGGTACAGACAATAGTCGATAATTTTCCTTCATTGCGTATTGTGCTGGAGCATCTTTCCTGCAGGGCCTCAGTAGAGGCGGTTAAATCCTGGCCGACGCGGGTCGGAGCAACAATCACTGCCCATCATCTGGCCTATACGGTGGAGGATTTGCTGGGAGGCAGGCTGAACGCTTCGCTTTTCTGCAAGCCAGTGGTCAAGGGGCGTGCTGATCAAAAGGCCCTGATCGAAGCCGCTGTCTCCGGGGGCGGGCGTTTCTTTTTTGGTTCAGACAGCGCCCCCCACTCACGGAAGGCAAAAAACGGGGGGGCTGCCGGAGCTTTTACGGCACCCGTGGCTTTGCCTTTACTGGCCGGCGTTTTAAGCGGGGCCGGAAGAATTGACCGGCTTGAGGACTTTTGCACCCGCTTTGGCGCGGAGTTTTACCGGCTCCCCCTGAACAAGGAGAAGCTGAGCCTGCGCCGGGAATCCTGGACTGTTCCTGACGTGTATGAGGATATCGTGCCGCTCTGTGCCGGAGAGACTCTCGAATGGCGGGTTCTCAGGGCGTAA
- the deoC gene encoding deoxyribose-phosphate aldolase, producing the protein MTPKEIAAMIDHTLLKADAVPEQIRKLCAEAKEYNFASVCINPCYVSLAADELAGSGVKVCTVIGFPLGAATSQIKAEEAMLAVEQGAAEVDMVMNIGALKAGDYALVESDIRSVVRSAGRALVKVIIETFYLTDEEKIKATEIVANSGAAFVKTSTGFAGGGATVEDVRLMKETAGTLLQVKAAGGVRSYEDAMAMIEAGAARIGTSGGIAIVSGGGNAGPGSGY; encoded by the coding sequence ATGACACCCAAAGAGATTGCTGCCATGATTGACCACACACTGCTGAAGGCCGACGCTGTACCCGAGCAGATTCGCAAATTGTGCGCCGAGGCAAAGGAATATAATTTTGCTTCGGTCTGCATAAACCCCTGTTATGTAAGCCTTGCGGCGGATGAGCTTGCCGGTTCCGGCGTCAAAGTCTGCACCGTTATCGGCTTTCCCCTGGGGGCCGCAACCAGCCAGATCAAGGCCGAAGAGGCTATGCTCGCCGTGGAGCAGGGTGCCGCCGAAGTAGACATGGTCATGAATATCGGAGCCCTGAAGGCCGGCGACTACGCCCTGGTGGAGTCCGATATCCGTTCTGTTGTACGCTCTGCCGGTCGGGCCCTGGTAAAGGTCATTATTGAAACCTTCTACCTGACGGACGAGGAAAAGATTAAAGCTACGGAGATTGTTGCCAATTCCGGCGCCGCCTTCGTAAAGACCTCCACCGGTTTTGCCGGCGGCGGGGCAACCGTTGAAGACGTCAGGCTCATGAAAGAGACCGCCGGAACCCTTCTTCAGGTAAAGGCGGCCGGCGGTGTCCGCAGCTACGAGGATGCCATGGCCATGATCGAGGCCGGAGCTGCCCGTATCGGGACCTCCGGGGGAATCGCGATTGTAAGCGGAGGCGGTAATGCGGGCCCTGGTTCTGGTTATTGA
- a CDS encoding RNA methyltransferase, whose translation MPIILVHPEGDANIGAACRAMKSMGFTSLKMVLSEEREPNPLTVRTWALRAFDIYEESRRYPALAEALEDTSFSVGFTRRTGSRRRTRFFDLEEIAPVIAGRVLGGGEMIALIFGNEKSGLDSDELALCSAAASIDSHFAFPSLNLSHAVQIVCYTLRRALMGAASGAIGSGPGIPRQETETAAAQITGNLREIGFFTLGDSTYLENFFRDLIERAGFNAQENRYFENLFAKIRDLKLHRPE comes from the coding sequence ATGCCGATTATTCTGGTGCACCCGGAAGGGGATGCCAATATCGGCGCGGCCTGCAGGGCCATGAAGAGTATGGGCTTTACTTCCCTGAAAATGGTCCTGTCTGAGGAGCGGGAGCCCAACCCCCTGACTGTCCGTACCTGGGCCCTCCGGGCATTTGATATCTACGAGGAGTCCCGGCGTTACCCGGCTCTGGCCGAGGCGCTGGAAGACACCTCGTTCTCCGTCGGGTTTACCCGGCGCACCGGCTCAAGGCGCAGGACCCGCTTTTTTGATCTGGAAGAGATTGCCCCTGTTATTGCGGGGCGGGTCCTGGGGGGAGGCGAAATGATTGCCCTGATTTTCGGCAACGAAAAGAGCGGCCTCGATAGTGATGAACTTGCCCTCTGCAGCGCCGCCGCCTCAATAGACAGCCATTTTGCCTTTCCTTCCCTGAATCTTTCCCACGCGGTGCAGATTGTCTGTTACACCCTGCGGCGGGCCTTGATGGGGGCGGCCTCCGGGGCGATCGGGAGCGGTCCCGGTATTCCCCGGCAGGAAACAGAAACCGCCGCAGCGCAGATTACCGGAAATCTGCGGGAGATCGGTTTTTTTACCCTTGGAGACAGCACCTATTTAGAGAACTTTTTCCGGGATCTCATCGAACGGGCAGGGTTTAACGCACAGGAGAACAGGTACTTTGAGAACCTGTTTGCTAAAATCCGGGATTTAAAGCTTCACCGACCTGAATAA